In the genome of Sciurus carolinensis chromosome 3, mSciCar1.2, whole genome shotgun sequence, one region contains:
- the Chrne gene encoding acetylcholine receptor subunit epsilon isoform X2, producing the protein MAGTLLGVLLLLGLVVRGEGKNEELNLYHHLLNNYDRECRPVKRPEDTVTITLKVTLTNLISLNEKEETLTTSVWIGIDWQDYRFNYSKDDFGGIEILRVPSELVWLPEIVLENNIDGQFGVAYDANVLIYEGGYVSWLPPAIYRSTCAVEVTYFPFDWQNCSLIFRSQTYSAKEVEFVFAVDEDGKTVNKIDIDTVAFTENGEWAIDFCPGLIRHYDSGSADSPGETDVIYSLIIRRKPLFYVINIIVPCVLISGLVLLAYFLPAQAGGQKCTVSINVLLAQTVFLFLIAQKIPETSLSVPLLGRYLIFVMVVATLIVMNCVIVLNVSLRTPTTHATSFRLRHVLLELLPRLLGSRQSPEAPRATSTPRRASSVGILLRAEELILKKPRSELVFEGQRHRHGAWTAALCQSLGAAAPEIRCCVDAVNFVAASTREQEATCEGLSFAVPSPGGVRLGAHGEGP; encoded by the exons ATGGCAGGGACTCTGCTTGGTGTCCTACTCCTCTTGGGCCTTGTTG TCAGAGGTGAGGGGAAAAATGAGGAGCTGAATCTTTACCACCATCTTTTAAACAACTATGACCGAGAATGTCGACCAGTGAAGAGGCCTGAGGACACTGTCACCATCACCCTCAAGGTCACCCTGACCAACCTCATCTCACTG AACGAGAAGGAGGAGACCCTTACTACCAGCGTCTGGATTGGAATT GATTGGCAGGATTACCGATTTAACTATAGCAAGGACGACTTTGGAGGCATAGAAATCCTGCGGGTCCCTTCAGAACTCGTGTGGTTACCAGAGATTGTGCTGGAAAACAA TATTGACGGCCAGTTCGGGGTGGCCTACGACGCTAACGTGCTCATCTATGAGGGTGGCTACGTGAGCTGGTTGCCTCCAGCCATCTACCGCAGCACCTGCGCCGTGGAGGTCACCTACTTCCCCTTCGATTGGCAGAATTGCTCTCTCATTTTCCG CTCTCAGACGTACAGTGCCAAAGAGGTGGAGTTCGTCTTTGCAGTGGATGAAGATGGCAAGACCGTTAACAAGATAGATATCGACACGGTGGCCTTTACTG AGAATGGCGAGTGGGCCATCGACTTCTGCCCGGGGTTGATCCGCCACTACGACAGTGGCTCCGCTGACAGCCCGGGAGAAACTGACGTCATCTACTCGTTAATCATCCGCCGGAAGCCTCTCTTCTATGTCATTAACATCATCGTACCTTGCGTGCTCATCTCTGGCCTAGTGCTGCTCGCCTACTTTCTACCAGCGCAGG CCGGCGGTCAGAAATGCACGGTTTCTATCAACGTCCTGCTCGCCCAGACTGTCTTCTTGTTCCTAATTGCCCAGAAAATCCCAGAGACGTCTCTGAGTGTGCCGCTGCTGGGCAG GTATCTTATTTTCGTCATGGTGGTTGCCACGCTCATTGTCATGAATTGCGTCATTGTGCTTAACGTTTCTTTGCGAACGCCCACCACTCATGCCACGTCCTTCAGGCTGCGCCAC GTTTTATTGGAATTGCTGCCGCGTCTCCTGGGCTCTCGCCAGTCTCCTGAGGCTCCCCGGGCCACCTCCACGCCAAGGCGCGCATCGTCGGTTGGCATATTGCTCCGCGCAGAGGAGCTGATCCTGAAAAAGCCGCGGAGTGAGCTCGTGTTTGAAGGACAGAGGCACCGGCACGGGGCCTGGACGG CTGCCCTATGCCAGAGCCTGGGCGCTGCAGCCCCGGAGATCCGCTGCTGTGTGGATGCTGTGAACTTTGTGGCTGCAAGTACTAGAGAGCAGGAGGCCACTTGTGAG GGACTCAGCTTTGCTGTCCCTTCCCCAGGAGGTGTCCGACTGGGTGCGCATGGGGAAGGCCCTTGA
- the Chrne gene encoding acetylcholine receptor subunit epsilon isoform X5, whose amino-acid sequence MAGTLLGVLLLLGLVVRGEGKNEELNLYHHLLNNYDRECRPVKRPEDTVTITLKVTLTNLISLNEKEETLTTSVWIGIDWQDYRFNYSKDDFGGIEILRVPSELVWLPEIVLENNIDGQFGVAYDANVLIYEGGYVSWLPPAIYRSTCAVEVTYFPFDWQNCSLIFRSQTYSAKEVEFVFAVDEDGKTVNKIDIDTVAFTENGEWAIDFCPGLIRHYDSGSADSPGETDVIYSLIIRRKPLFYVINIIVPCVLISGLVLLAYFLPAQAGGQKCTVSINVLLAQTVFLFLIAQKIPETSLSVPLLGRYLIFVMVVATLIVMNCVIVLNVSLRTPTTHATSFRLRHVLLELLPRLLGSRQSPEAPRATSTPRRASSVGILLRAEELILKKPRSELVFEGQRHRHGAWTGLEQWG is encoded by the exons ATGGCAGGGACTCTGCTTGGTGTCCTACTCCTCTTGGGCCTTGTTG TCAGAGGTGAGGGGAAAAATGAGGAGCTGAATCTTTACCACCATCTTTTAAACAACTATGACCGAGAATGTCGACCAGTGAAGAGGCCTGAGGACACTGTCACCATCACCCTCAAGGTCACCCTGACCAACCTCATCTCACTG AACGAGAAGGAGGAGACCCTTACTACCAGCGTCTGGATTGGAATT GATTGGCAGGATTACCGATTTAACTATAGCAAGGACGACTTTGGAGGCATAGAAATCCTGCGGGTCCCTTCAGAACTCGTGTGGTTACCAGAGATTGTGCTGGAAAACAA TATTGACGGCCAGTTCGGGGTGGCCTACGACGCTAACGTGCTCATCTATGAGGGTGGCTACGTGAGCTGGTTGCCTCCAGCCATCTACCGCAGCACCTGCGCCGTGGAGGTCACCTACTTCCCCTTCGATTGGCAGAATTGCTCTCTCATTTTCCG CTCTCAGACGTACAGTGCCAAAGAGGTGGAGTTCGTCTTTGCAGTGGATGAAGATGGCAAGACCGTTAACAAGATAGATATCGACACGGTGGCCTTTACTG AGAATGGCGAGTGGGCCATCGACTTCTGCCCGGGGTTGATCCGCCACTACGACAGTGGCTCCGCTGACAGCCCGGGAGAAACTGACGTCATCTACTCGTTAATCATCCGCCGGAAGCCTCTCTTCTATGTCATTAACATCATCGTACCTTGCGTGCTCATCTCTGGCCTAGTGCTGCTCGCCTACTTTCTACCAGCGCAGG CCGGCGGTCAGAAATGCACGGTTTCTATCAACGTCCTGCTCGCCCAGACTGTCTTCTTGTTCCTAATTGCCCAGAAAATCCCAGAGACGTCTCTGAGTGTGCCGCTGCTGGGCAG GTATCTTATTTTCGTCATGGTGGTTGCCACGCTCATTGTCATGAATTGCGTCATTGTGCTTAACGTTTCTTTGCGAACGCCCACCACTCATGCCACGTCCTTCAGGCTGCGCCAC GTTTTATTGGAATTGCTGCCGCGTCTCCTGGGCTCTCGCCAGTCTCCTGAGGCTCCCCGGGCCACCTCCACGCCAAGGCGCGCATCGTCGGTTGGCATATTGCTCCGCGCAGAGGAGCTGATCCTGAAAAAGCCGCGGAGTGAGCTCGTGTTTGAAGGACAGAGGCACCGGCACGGGGCCTGGACGG GGCTGGAGCAGTGGGGCTGA
- the Chrne gene encoding acetylcholine receptor subunit epsilon isoform X3, with protein MAGTLLGVLLLLGLVVRGEGKNEELNLYHHLLNNYDRECRPVKRPEDTVTITLKVTLTNLISLNEKEETLTTSVWIGIDWQDYRFNYSKDDFGGIEILRVPSELVWLPEIVLENNIDGQFGVAYDANVLIYEGGYVSWLPPAIYRSTCAVEVTYFPFDWQNCSLIFRSQTYSAKEVEFVFAVDEDGKTVNKIDIDTVAFTENGEWAIDFCPGLIRHYDSGSADSPGETDVIYSLIIRRKPLFYVINIIVPCVLISGLVLLAYFLPAQAGGQKCTVSINVLLAQTVFLFLIAQKIPETSLSVPLLGRYLIFVMVVATLIVMNCVIVLNVSLRTPTTHATSFRLRHVLLELLPRLLGSRQSPEAPRATSTPRRASSVGILLRAEELILKKPRSELVFEGQRHRHGAWTAALCQSLGAAAPEIRCCVDAVNFVAASTREQEATCEGWSSGADGWSLRRQRRQ; from the exons ATGGCAGGGACTCTGCTTGGTGTCCTACTCCTCTTGGGCCTTGTTG TCAGAGGTGAGGGGAAAAATGAGGAGCTGAATCTTTACCACCATCTTTTAAACAACTATGACCGAGAATGTCGACCAGTGAAGAGGCCTGAGGACACTGTCACCATCACCCTCAAGGTCACCCTGACCAACCTCATCTCACTG AACGAGAAGGAGGAGACCCTTACTACCAGCGTCTGGATTGGAATT GATTGGCAGGATTACCGATTTAACTATAGCAAGGACGACTTTGGAGGCATAGAAATCCTGCGGGTCCCTTCAGAACTCGTGTGGTTACCAGAGATTGTGCTGGAAAACAA TATTGACGGCCAGTTCGGGGTGGCCTACGACGCTAACGTGCTCATCTATGAGGGTGGCTACGTGAGCTGGTTGCCTCCAGCCATCTACCGCAGCACCTGCGCCGTGGAGGTCACCTACTTCCCCTTCGATTGGCAGAATTGCTCTCTCATTTTCCG CTCTCAGACGTACAGTGCCAAAGAGGTGGAGTTCGTCTTTGCAGTGGATGAAGATGGCAAGACCGTTAACAAGATAGATATCGACACGGTGGCCTTTACTG AGAATGGCGAGTGGGCCATCGACTTCTGCCCGGGGTTGATCCGCCACTACGACAGTGGCTCCGCTGACAGCCCGGGAGAAACTGACGTCATCTACTCGTTAATCATCCGCCGGAAGCCTCTCTTCTATGTCATTAACATCATCGTACCTTGCGTGCTCATCTCTGGCCTAGTGCTGCTCGCCTACTTTCTACCAGCGCAGG CCGGCGGTCAGAAATGCACGGTTTCTATCAACGTCCTGCTCGCCCAGACTGTCTTCTTGTTCCTAATTGCCCAGAAAATCCCAGAGACGTCTCTGAGTGTGCCGCTGCTGGGCAG GTATCTTATTTTCGTCATGGTGGTTGCCACGCTCATTGTCATGAATTGCGTCATTGTGCTTAACGTTTCTTTGCGAACGCCCACCACTCATGCCACGTCCTTCAGGCTGCGCCAC GTTTTATTGGAATTGCTGCCGCGTCTCCTGGGCTCTCGCCAGTCTCCTGAGGCTCCCCGGGCCACCTCCACGCCAAGGCGCGCATCGTCGGTTGGCATATTGCTCCGCGCAGAGGAGCTGATCCTGAAAAAGCCGCGGAGTGAGCTCGTGTTTGAAGGACAGAGGCACCGGCACGGGGCCTGGACGG CTGCCCTATGCCAGAGCCTGGGCGCTGCAGCCCCGGAGATCCGCTGCTGTGTGGATGCTGTGAACTTTGTGGCTGCAAGTACTAGAGAGCAGGAGGCCACTTGTGAG GGCTGGAGCAGTGGGGCTGATGGATGGAGTCTCAGGAGGCAAAGAAGGCAGTGA
- the Chrne gene encoding acetylcholine receptor subunit epsilon isoform X4, with amino-acid sequence MAGTLLGVLLLLGLVVRGEGKNEELNLYHHLLNNYDRECRPVKRPEDTVTITLKVTLTNLISLNEKEETLTTSVWIGIDWQDYRFNYSKDDFGGIEILRVPSELVWLPEIVLENNSQTYSAKEVEFVFAVDEDGKTVNKIDIDTVAFTENGEWAIDFCPGLIRHYDSGSADSPGETDVIYSLIIRRKPLFYVINIIVPCVLISGLVLLAYFLPAQAGGQKCTVSINVLLAQTVFLFLIAQKIPETSLSVPLLGRYLIFVMVVATLIVMNCVIVLNVSLRTPTTHATSFRLRHVLLELLPRLLGSRQSPEAPRATSTPRRASSVGILLRAEELILKKPRSELVFEGQRHRHGAWTAALCQSLGAAAPEIRCCVDAVNFVAASTREQEATCEEVSDWVRMGKALDNICFWAALVLFSVGSSLIFLGGYFNQVPDLPYPPCIQA; translated from the exons ATGGCAGGGACTCTGCTTGGTGTCCTACTCCTCTTGGGCCTTGTTG TCAGAGGTGAGGGGAAAAATGAGGAGCTGAATCTTTACCACCATCTTTTAAACAACTATGACCGAGAATGTCGACCAGTGAAGAGGCCTGAGGACACTGTCACCATCACCCTCAAGGTCACCCTGACCAACCTCATCTCACTG AACGAGAAGGAGGAGACCCTTACTACCAGCGTCTGGATTGGAATT GATTGGCAGGATTACCGATTTAACTATAGCAAGGACGACTTTGGAGGCATAGAAATCCTGCGGGTCCCTTCAGAACTCGTGTGGTTACCAGAGATTGTGCTGGAAAACAA CTCTCAGACGTACAGTGCCAAAGAGGTGGAGTTCGTCTTTGCAGTGGATGAAGATGGCAAGACCGTTAACAAGATAGATATCGACACGGTGGCCTTTACTG AGAATGGCGAGTGGGCCATCGACTTCTGCCCGGGGTTGATCCGCCACTACGACAGTGGCTCCGCTGACAGCCCGGGAGAAACTGACGTCATCTACTCGTTAATCATCCGCCGGAAGCCTCTCTTCTATGTCATTAACATCATCGTACCTTGCGTGCTCATCTCTGGCCTAGTGCTGCTCGCCTACTTTCTACCAGCGCAGG CCGGCGGTCAGAAATGCACGGTTTCTATCAACGTCCTGCTCGCCCAGACTGTCTTCTTGTTCCTAATTGCCCAGAAAATCCCAGAGACGTCTCTGAGTGTGCCGCTGCTGGGCAG GTATCTTATTTTCGTCATGGTGGTTGCCACGCTCATTGTCATGAATTGCGTCATTGTGCTTAACGTTTCTTTGCGAACGCCCACCACTCATGCCACGTCCTTCAGGCTGCGCCAC GTTTTATTGGAATTGCTGCCGCGTCTCCTGGGCTCTCGCCAGTCTCCTGAGGCTCCCCGGGCCACCTCCACGCCAAGGCGCGCATCGTCGGTTGGCATATTGCTCCGCGCAGAGGAGCTGATCCTGAAAAAGCCGCGGAGTGAGCTCGTGTTTGAAGGACAGAGGCACCGGCACGGGGCCTGGACGG CTGCCCTATGCCAGAGCCTGGGCGCTGCAGCCCCGGAGATCCGCTGCTGTGTGGATGCTGTGAACTTTGTGGCTGCAAGTACTAGAGAGCAGGAGGCCACTTGTGAG GAGGTGTCCGACTGGGTGCGCATGGGGAAGGCCCTTGACAACATCTGTTTCTGGGCTGCTCTGGTGCTCTTCAGCGTGGGTTCCAGCCTCATCTTCCTTGGGGGCTACTTCAACCAAGTGCCTGatcttccctacccaccctgtATCCAAGCTTGA
- the C3H17orf107 gene encoding uncharacterized protein C17orf107 homolog isoform X1 produces the protein MKGTPRSLDTLLWVYHFHSSTEVALQPPLLSSLELAVAAAHEYLEQRFGELKSLEPQEPKKPEKPPARKPTLVLVLREAAASIINFGATLLEISALWLQQEVRRLDGSNSSTGLAPDSGDPGGALARVAQAAGQGAWQAGATAGASARLLAQGVWLCLCGRGLQGSTSFLQQWRRHLGLGIPGEPRYSGDIKVVSSSSEDDGEPENPPLTQSHTASK, from the exons ATGAAGGGGACCCCGAGATCCCTGGACACTCTGCTGTGGGTCTACCACTTCCACAGCTCCACCGAG GTGGCCCTCCAGCCCCCACTTTTATCTTCACTGGAACTCGCTGTGGCTGCAGCCCACGAGTATCTGGAGCAGAGGTTTGGAGAACTGAAGTCCCTGGAGCCGCAGGAACCCAAGAAGCCGGAGAAGCCGCCTGCCAGGAAGCCCACCCTAGTGTTGGTGCTAAGAGAAGCCGCAGCCAGCATCATTAACTTTGGCGCCACCTTGTTAGAG ATCTCAGCCCTGTGGCTGCAGCAGGAGGTGCGGAGACTGGACGGCAGCAACAGCAGCACAGGCCTAGCCCCGGACTCTGGGGATCCAGGTGGAGCTCTGGCTCGGGTAGCCCAGGCTGCCGGGCAGGGGGCTTGGCAAGCTGGGGCTACAGCGGGCGCCAGCGCCAGGCTCCTGGCCCAGGGTGTGTGGCTGTGCTTGTGTGGACGGGGTCTGCAGGGGTCCACTTCATTCCTGCAACAATGGCGACGCCATCTGGGTCTTGGAATCCCCGGGGAACCG AGATACTCAGGAGACATCAAAGTGGTGTCCAGCAGCAGTGAGGACGACGGGGAACCAGAAAATCCACCACTGACCCAGTCCCACACTGCGTCCAAATAA
- the LOC124979139 gene encoding LOW QUALITY PROTEIN: probable UDP-sugar transporter protein SLC35A5 (The sequence of the model RefSeq protein was modified relative to this genomic sequence to represent the inferred CDS: inserted 1 base in 1 codon) has product MHTFLLGALFIALSSSCILLVKYSANEENKYDYLPTTVNVCSELVKLVFCVLVSFCVIKKEPHRSRNLTCFLEGKFSNFTKWSIPAFLYFLDNLIVFYVLSYLQPAMAVIFSNFSIITTALLFRIVLKRHLNWTQWASLLILFLSTVAXTAGTETSQHNLAGHGFHHDAFFTPSNSCLHFRSECSRKDNCTAKEWTFPETKWNTTVRVFSHIHLGLGHVLVIVQCFISSMANIYNEKILKEGSQLTENIFIQNSKLYFFGILFSGLTLGLQSSNRDQIKNCGFFYGHNAFSVALIFVTAFQSLLVAFILKFLDNMSHVLMAQITTVIITAVSVLVFDFKPSLEFFLEAPSVLLSIFIYNASKPQSLEYPRRQERVRDLSGNLWERSSGDGEELERLTKPE; this is encoded by the exons ATGCACACGTTCCTATTAGGTGCCTTATTCATTGCTTTAAGCTCAAGTTGCATCTTACTGGTAAAATATTCCGCCAATGAAGAGAACAAGTATGATTATCTACCAACTACCGTGAATGTGTGCTCAGAACTGGTGAAGCTCGTTTTCTGTGTGCTTGTGTCATTCTGTGTTATAAAGAAAGAACCTCATCGAAGTAGAAATTTGACGTGCTTCCTGGaaggaaaattttctaatttcactaAGTGGTCCATTCCtgcttttctctatttcctggACAACTTGATTGTCTTCTATGTCCTATCCTATCTTCAGCCTGCCATGGCTGTTATCTTCTCAAATTTTAGCATTATAACAACAGCGCTTCTATTCAGGATAGTGCTGAAGCGGCATCTAAACTGGACACAGTGGGCTTCCCTCCTGATTCTCTTCTTGTCTACTGTGG CAACTGCTGGGACTGAAACTTCACAGCATAACCTGGCAGGACATGGATTTCATCATGATGCCTTCTTCACCCCATCCAATTCCTGCCTTCATTTCAGAAGCGAATGTTCCAGAAAAGATAATTGTACTGCAAAGGAGTGGACTTTTCCTGAAACTAAATGGAACACCACAGTCAGAGTTTTTAGTCATATTCACCTTGGCTTGGGCCATGTTCTTGTTATAGTACAGTGTTTCATTTCTTCAATGGCTAATatctataatgaaaaaatattaaaggaagggAGCCAGCTCACTGAAAACATCTTCATACAAAACAGCAAACTCTATTTCTTTGGCATTCTTTTTAGTGGACTGACACTGGGCCTTCAAAGCAGTAACCGTGATCAGATTAAGAACTGTGGATTTTTTTATGGCCATAATGCATTTTCAGTAGCTCTTATTTTTGTAACTGCATTCCAGAGCCTTTTAGTGGCTTTCATTCTGAAGTTCCTGGATAACATGTCCCATGTCTTGATGGCCCAAATCACCACTGTCATCATCACAGCAGTATCTGTCCTGGTCTTTGACTTCAAGCCCTCCCTGGAGTTTTTCCTGGAAGCCCCATCAGtccttctctccatttttatttataatgccAGCAAGCCTCAAAGTCTGGAATATCCACGCAGGCAAGAGAGGGTCAGAGATCTAAGTGGCAATCTTTGGGAGCGTTCCAGTGGGGATGGAGAGGAACTGGAAAGGCTTACCAAACCCGAGTGA
- the C3H17orf107 gene encoding uncharacterized protein C17orf107 homolog isoform X2 produces the protein MKGTPRSLDTLLWVYHFHSSTEVALQPPLLSSLELAVAAAHEYLEQRFGELKSLEPQEPKKPEKPPARKPTLVLVLREAAASIINFGATLLEISALWLQQEVRRLDGSNSSTGLAPDSGDPGGALARVAQAAGQGAWQAGATAGASARLLAQGVWLCLCGRGLQGSTSFLQQWRRHLGLGIPGEPVSSGWEGMR, from the exons ATGAAGGGGACCCCGAGATCCCTGGACACTCTGCTGTGGGTCTACCACTTCCACAGCTCCACCGAG GTGGCCCTCCAGCCCCCACTTTTATCTTCACTGGAACTCGCTGTGGCTGCAGCCCACGAGTATCTGGAGCAGAGGTTTGGAGAACTGAAGTCCCTGGAGCCGCAGGAACCCAAGAAGCCGGAGAAGCCGCCTGCCAGGAAGCCCACCCTAGTGTTGGTGCTAAGAGAAGCCGCAGCCAGCATCATTAACTTTGGCGCCACCTTGTTAGAG ATCTCAGCCCTGTGGCTGCAGCAGGAGGTGCGGAGACTGGACGGCAGCAACAGCAGCACAGGCCTAGCCCCGGACTCTGGGGATCCAGGTGGAGCTCTGGCTCGGGTAGCCCAGGCTGCCGGGCAGGGGGCTTGGCAAGCTGGGGCTACAGCGGGCGCCAGCGCCAGGCTCCTGGCCCAGGGTGTGTGGCTGTGCTTGTGTGGACGGGGTCTGCAGGGGTCCACTTCATTCCTGCAACAATGGCGACGCCATCTGGGTCTTGGAATCCCCGGGGAACCGGTGAGTTCCGGATGGGAGGGCATGCGTTGA
- the Chrne gene encoding acetylcholine receptor subunit epsilon isoform X1 produces the protein MAGTLLGVLLLLGLVVRGEGKNEELNLYHHLLNNYDRECRPVKRPEDTVTITLKVTLTNLISLNEKEETLTTSVWIGIDWQDYRFNYSKDDFGGIEILRVPSELVWLPEIVLENNIDGQFGVAYDANVLIYEGGYVSWLPPAIYRSTCAVEVTYFPFDWQNCSLIFRSQTYSAKEVEFVFAVDEDGKTVNKIDIDTVAFTENGEWAIDFCPGLIRHYDSGSADSPGETDVIYSLIIRRKPLFYVINIIVPCVLISGLVLLAYFLPAQAGGQKCTVSINVLLAQTVFLFLIAQKIPETSLSVPLLGRYLIFVMVVATLIVMNCVIVLNVSLRTPTTHATSFRLRHVLLELLPRLLGSRQSPEAPRATSTPRRASSVGILLRAEELILKKPRSELVFEGQRHRHGAWTAALCQSLGAAAPEIRCCVDAVNFVAASTREQEATCEEVSDWVRMGKALDNICFWAALVLFSVGSSLIFLGGYFNQVPDLPYPPCIQA, from the exons ATGGCAGGGACTCTGCTTGGTGTCCTACTCCTCTTGGGCCTTGTTG TCAGAGGTGAGGGGAAAAATGAGGAGCTGAATCTTTACCACCATCTTTTAAACAACTATGACCGAGAATGTCGACCAGTGAAGAGGCCTGAGGACACTGTCACCATCACCCTCAAGGTCACCCTGACCAACCTCATCTCACTG AACGAGAAGGAGGAGACCCTTACTACCAGCGTCTGGATTGGAATT GATTGGCAGGATTACCGATTTAACTATAGCAAGGACGACTTTGGAGGCATAGAAATCCTGCGGGTCCCTTCAGAACTCGTGTGGTTACCAGAGATTGTGCTGGAAAACAA TATTGACGGCCAGTTCGGGGTGGCCTACGACGCTAACGTGCTCATCTATGAGGGTGGCTACGTGAGCTGGTTGCCTCCAGCCATCTACCGCAGCACCTGCGCCGTGGAGGTCACCTACTTCCCCTTCGATTGGCAGAATTGCTCTCTCATTTTCCG CTCTCAGACGTACAGTGCCAAAGAGGTGGAGTTCGTCTTTGCAGTGGATGAAGATGGCAAGACCGTTAACAAGATAGATATCGACACGGTGGCCTTTACTG AGAATGGCGAGTGGGCCATCGACTTCTGCCCGGGGTTGATCCGCCACTACGACAGTGGCTCCGCTGACAGCCCGGGAGAAACTGACGTCATCTACTCGTTAATCATCCGCCGGAAGCCTCTCTTCTATGTCATTAACATCATCGTACCTTGCGTGCTCATCTCTGGCCTAGTGCTGCTCGCCTACTTTCTACCAGCGCAGG CCGGCGGTCAGAAATGCACGGTTTCTATCAACGTCCTGCTCGCCCAGACTGTCTTCTTGTTCCTAATTGCCCAGAAAATCCCAGAGACGTCTCTGAGTGTGCCGCTGCTGGGCAG GTATCTTATTTTCGTCATGGTGGTTGCCACGCTCATTGTCATGAATTGCGTCATTGTGCTTAACGTTTCTTTGCGAACGCCCACCACTCATGCCACGTCCTTCAGGCTGCGCCAC GTTTTATTGGAATTGCTGCCGCGTCTCCTGGGCTCTCGCCAGTCTCCTGAGGCTCCCCGGGCCACCTCCACGCCAAGGCGCGCATCGTCGGTTGGCATATTGCTCCGCGCAGAGGAGCTGATCCTGAAAAAGCCGCGGAGTGAGCTCGTGTTTGAAGGACAGAGGCACCGGCACGGGGCCTGGACGG CTGCCCTATGCCAGAGCCTGGGCGCTGCAGCCCCGGAGATCCGCTGCTGTGTGGATGCTGTGAACTTTGTGGCTGCAAGTACTAGAGAGCAGGAGGCCACTTGTGAG GAGGTGTCCGACTGGGTGCGCATGGGGAAGGCCCTTGACAACATCTGTTTCTGGGCTGCTCTGGTGCTCTTCAGCGTGGGTTCCAGCCTCATCTTCCTTGGGGGCTACTTCAACCAAGTGCCTGatcttccctacccaccctgtATCCAAGCTTGA